TTAAAAAAACTTGTACAAGTTCATGACGATCAATATGAACTAATATATCATCTAATTCGGTAGAAAAATTATAATCAATTGAAATGTTATGTAAAAAGACTTCACTAGCTAATAACTGTTGAATATACTCACGTAAAAATGTATTAATGGGAAAGGGTTCTCTTTTAAATTCACGTGTTTTTGAAATAGATAAAAATTTTGTAATGATACTATTTGCGCGATCTAATTCAGGAATAAGTAAGTTTTTAAATAGTTCTTTATTAGATGGAGAAACATTTTCTTGTAAAAATTGTAAATATCCTCGTACGGTTGTAAGAGGATTACGTACTTCATGTGCAATACCAGCCGCGATTCGCCCTGCTAACGAAAATTTTTCTGCATCACGTTCTGTATTTAAATAATGAAAGACACTAATAACTCTAAAAATCTCTCCGTTATAATCACGAATAATTCGGTTATTTAAAATGCCATAGTTTTTGTCTAAAACTTCTTCATTGTATATTTCTGTGCCTGTTCTTAATGTTTCTAGAGCTTTAATTTTTTCTTCAGGCAATTTTAGTAATTGTTGAATTGGTTTTCCAATTATATCATTTCGTACTACACCAAAATCATCTGCAGCAGCTTGATTACATAAAGTTATATTTCCTTTATTATCAACAAAGGTTACATGATGTGAAAAAGCATCAAAAATATGAACAAAGTATGTTTCAAGTTGTTTAAATAAAAATAATGAGTCGCAAGTAAGTTGAAAATCGGCCTCTTTATTTTCTTTTTGTATGTTTTGAATGGAATGAGTCGATCTCGTTTTCTTTATTTGTAAACCAATATGTGAATTTTTATATGTGAAATGATGTGGTAATTGATTTACAAGTTCTTCATAAAAACGTACTTTATTTTCTAGTTCTTCTATTCGTTTTTCATGAGATATAATATCATCGTTTGGAAGCATAAATAACCCCTCAATTTAAAAATTCTTCCATCTAGTATATCATATTTTTATACGGATACTCTTAAAGAAGAGACTACTTAATAAAATTGATTGGTCGAAGTGTTCAGTAATTGAGTAGAATGGATAGAAGGTGAAGTTAAAAAGGGAGGAATATATTTGCTTTTCATTGGAGTAACAGGGTGGGGAGATCATGATTCTTTATATATAGACGCCTATGAAAATAGAAATAAATTACGAACATATAGTGAGTATTTTCCTATTGTAGAAGTGGACAGTTCATTTTATGCGATGCAACCTGCACGAAACTATATAAAATGGGCAATGGAAACACCGAAAGATTTTTCTTTTATAGTAAAAGCATATCAAGGAATGACAGGACATATGAAAGGTGAAATTCCTTTTTCTACGTTCGATGAGATGTTTGATGTATATAAACAATCTATTCTTCCTTTAATTGAAGCTAGTAAATTAAAAACAATTTTATTTCAATATCCGCCATGGTTTGATTGCAAAAAGAAAAATGTAGATTTTCTTCGATATACGAAAGAAAAAATGGAAGGTTTACCATGTGCAATAGAATTTCGAAATCAAACATGGTTTTATCCAGAAATGAGAGATAAGACGTTACAGTTTCTAGAACAGGAGAAATGGATTCATACAATTTGTGATGAACCACAGGCTGGGATAGGTTCTGTGCCACTCGTGTTAGAGGTTACGAATTCAGACATGGCATTAATACGTTTTCACGGTCGAAATGTTCATGGTTGGCTTGATAAAGGGGAAAATTGGAGAGCGGTTCGCTGTTTATATCGCTACAACAATAAAGAACTGGAAGAATGGGTTGAACGATTAGAGCAATTAAAAAAGAAAACAAAGGATATATACGTACTGTTTAACAACAATTCAGGTGGGGATGCAGCAGATAATGCGAAACAGCTTATGAAAATGATGAACATTACATATGGTGAGCCGAAGCCGGAGCAATTAAATTTTTTTGAATGATAATAAACAAGAAAGGCACTGTACAA
This genomic interval from Bacillus thuringiensis contains the following:
- a CDS encoding DUF72 domain-containing protein: MLFIGVTGWGDHDSLYIDAYENRNKLRTYSEYFPIVEVDSSFYAMQPARNYIKWAMETPKDFSFIVKAYQGMTGHMKGEIPFSTFDEMFDVYKQSILPLIEASKLKTILFQYPPWFDCKKKNVDFLRYTKEKMEGLPCAIEFRNQTWFYPEMRDKTLQFLEQEKWIHTICDEPQAGIGSVPLVLEVTNSDMALIRFHGRNVHGWLDKGENWRAVRCLYRYNNKELEEWVERLEQLKKKTKDIYVLFNNNSGGDAADNAKQLMKMMNITYGEPKPEQLNFFE
- a CDS encoding ATP-binding protein, whose amino-acid sequence is MLPNDDIISHEKRIEELENKVRFYEELVNQLPHHFTYKNSHIGLQIKKTRSTHSIQNIQKENKEADFQLTCDSLFLFKQLETYFVHIFDAFSHHVTFVDNKGNITLCNQAAADDFGVVRNDIIGKPIQQLLKLPEEKIKALETLRTGTEIYNEEVLDKNYGILNNRIIRDYNGEIFRVISVFHYLNTERDAEKFSLAGRIAAGIAHEVRNPLTTVRGYLQFLQENVSPSNKELFKNLLIPELDRANSIITKFLSISKTREFKREPFPINTFLREYIQQLLASEVFLHNISIDYNFSTELDDILVHIDRHELVQVFLNLFQNAVDAQSEKKLSIQIASYRLDNFVRITFTDNGTGIPRAIQEYIFDPFFSTKDSGTGLGLSVTKKIIQNHNGTLKMTSNENGTTFTISIPILPKTALERLNQYK